In a single window of the Streptomyces sp. NBC_00285 genome:
- the rpmD gene encoding 50S ribosomal protein L30 produces MARLKVTQTKSYIGSKQNHRDTLRSLGLKGINTVVVKEDRPEFRGMVHTVRHLVTVEEVD; encoded by the coding sequence ATGGCTCGCCTCAAGGTCACGCAGACGAAGTCGTACATCGGCAGCAAGCAGAACCACCGTGACACCCTGCGGTCCCTTGGTCTCAAGGGGATCAACACCGTGGTCGTCAAGGAGGACCGCCCCGAGTTCCGCGGAATGGTTCACACCGTCCGCCACCTCGTGACGGTTGAGGAGGTCGACTGA
- the rplO gene encoding 50S ribosomal protein L15 — translation MAENSPLKIHNLRPAPGAKTAKTRVGRGEASKGKTAGRGTKGTKARYQVPARFEGGQMPLHMRLPKLKGFRNPFKTEYQVVNLDKLASLYPEGGEVTVEGLVANGAVRKNSLVKVLGQGEISVALQVTVDAVSGSAKEKITAAGGTVTELV, via the coding sequence ATGGCGGAAAACAGCCCGCTCAAGATCCACAACCTCCGTCCTGCCCCGGGCGCCAAGACCGCCAAGACCCGTGTGGGTCGTGGTGAGGCGTCGAAGGGTAAGACGGCTGGACGTGGTACCAAGGGCACGAAGGCCCGTTACCAGGTTCCGGCGCGTTTCGAGGGTGGCCAGATGCCCCTCCACATGCGTCTCCCGAAGCTCAAGGGCTTCAGGAACCCGTTCAAGACCGAGTACCAGGTCGTGAACCTCGACAAGCTGGCGTCGCTGTACCCGGAGGGTGGCGAAGTCACCGTCGAGGGGCTCGTCGCCAACGGTGCGGTTCGCAAGAACAGCCTCGTCAAGGTCCTCGGCCAGGGCGAGATCTCCGTGGCACTGCAGGTGACGGTCGACGCCGTCTCCGGCTCCGCCAAGGAGAAGATCACCGCCGCCGGCGGTACCGTCACCGAGCTCGTCTGA